The Planococcus liqunii genome includes a region encoding these proteins:
- a CDS encoding MalY/PatB family protein — MNSFEEIYDRKNSRSVKWDAIADIYNVEDASGILPMWIADMDFPAPPPVLKALHDRVEHSIFGYSIMCEGCRTAVINWQAKRNDWKIEPDWMMFHHGIIPAIASIIETFTEKHDKILVTPPVYPPFFQLAENQDREVLYSALLEQDGYYTIDFEDFEEKLQSAALFIFCNPHNPGGRVWTQEELQEIIRLCTKHDVLIISDEIHGDLILGSNRHIPLAKIAGEESGRIFTCLSPTKTFNLAGIQVAMIVATDQEKRAKLEKHALAHGTGILNAFAPVALTAAYNESEPWLEQVLQVISDNMDFAIQELAQKIPALRAVKPEATYLLWIDYRALGLSEADIMEKLLATGKVALEPGSKYGEAGLGYLRLNVACPRAVLADGINRMAAALA, encoded by the coding sequence ATGAATTCTTTTGAGGAAATCTACGACCGGAAAAATAGCCGGTCCGTCAAATGGGATGCGATAGCAGACATCTACAATGTAGAGGACGCTTCCGGCATCTTGCCGATGTGGATAGCAGATATGGATTTCCCGGCTCCGCCGCCGGTCCTTAAAGCTTTGCATGACCGGGTTGAGCATTCCATTTTTGGCTATTCGATCATGTGCGAAGGATGCCGGACTGCCGTAATCAATTGGCAAGCCAAGCGAAATGACTGGAAAATCGAACCGGATTGGATGATGTTCCACCACGGCATCATTCCAGCGATTGCATCGATCATTGAAACGTTCACGGAAAAACACGACAAAATTCTGGTCACTCCGCCTGTTTATCCGCCGTTTTTCCAGCTTGCCGAAAATCAGGACAGGGAAGTTTTGTATTCCGCATTGCTGGAGCAAGATGGCTACTATACCATCGATTTTGAGGATTTTGAGGAGAAGCTGCAGAGTGCCGCTCTTTTCATTTTCTGCAATCCGCACAATCCCGGCGGCCGTGTATGGACACAGGAAGAACTGCAGGAAATCATCCGGCTGTGCACCAAGCACGATGTCCTGATTATTTCGGATGAAATCCATGGCGACTTGATCCTTGGCTCCAACCGCCATATTCCCTTGGCGAAAATTGCCGGCGAAGAAAGCGGACGGATCTTCACTTGCCTGTCACCTACGAAAACCTTTAACTTAGCCGGCATCCAAGTCGCGATGATCGTGGCCACGGATCAAGAGAAACGCGCCAAGCTGGAAAAGCATGCCCTGGCCCACGGAACCGGCATACTGAATGCTTTTGCGCCGGTCGCATTGACAGCTGCCTATAACGAAAGCGAGCCTTGGCTGGAGCAGGTGCTGCAGGTGATTTCGGATAATATGGACTTTGCGATCCAGGAATTGGCGCAGAAAATTCCGGCCCTTCGAGCAGTGAAGCCAGAGGCCACTTATTTGCTGTGGATTGATTACCGGGCATTGGGGTTATCGGAAGCTGACATCATGGAGAAATTACTCGCCACCGGGAAAGTCGCTTTGGAACCCGGCAGCAAATACGGGGAAGCCGGCCTCGGGTACTTGCGCCTGAATGTAGCTTGTCCACGGGCTGTACTAGCAGACGGAATCAATCGGATGGCCGCTGCATTAGCATAA
- a CDS encoding aldo/keto reductase, which produces MEYRTLGKTGIKVSSLCFGTMSFGGNANEETSQAMFKRCREAGINFFDCANVYNKGVSEEILGRCIADSRDDLVLTTKVNGPTGTDVNNRGLSRRHIMLEVEKSLKRLNTDRIEFYFVHAFDPATPIEEMLRAMDDLQRQGKILYPAVSNWAAWQIATSLGISYKESLARFECIQPMYNLVKRQAEVEILPLAEAENMGVITYSPLGGGLLTGKYTGGKKPEQGRLVEQKNYEKRYADAAYFETADRFVQYAKERGHHPASLAVSWVMAHPGVTAPIIGARNLEQLEPSLGALDIQMTPEWRQEISELSITPPPATDRSEEV; this is translated from the coding sequence ATGGAATACCGCACACTTGGAAAAACAGGCATCAAAGTTTCAAGCCTATGCTTTGGGACGATGTCATTTGGGGGAAATGCCAATGAAGAGACGTCACAGGCGATGTTCAAGCGCTGCCGGGAAGCAGGCATCAACTTTTTTGACTGCGCGAATGTCTACAACAAAGGCGTATCGGAAGAGATTTTGGGCAGGTGCATCGCAGACAGCCGCGACGACCTGGTGCTGACCACAAAAGTGAACGGACCGACAGGAACGGACGTCAACAACCGCGGTTTATCTCGCCGCCACATCATGCTCGAAGTGGAGAAAAGCTTGAAGCGCCTGAATACCGACCGCATCGAATTCTATTTTGTCCATGCCTTCGACCCAGCAACCCCGATCGAGGAGATGCTGCGGGCGATGGACGATCTCCAGCGCCAAGGCAAAATCCTGTATCCTGCCGTCAGCAACTGGGCCGCCTGGCAAATCGCGACGTCTCTTGGCATCTCCTATAAGGAAAGCCTGGCGCGTTTCGAGTGTATCCAACCGATGTACAATCTTGTGAAGCGGCAAGCAGAAGTGGAGATCCTGCCGCTCGCAGAAGCAGAAAATATGGGCGTTATTACGTACAGCCCGCTCGGCGGCGGGCTCCTGACAGGGAAATACACCGGCGGCAAAAAGCCGGAACAGGGCCGCCTAGTCGAACAGAAAAACTACGAAAAACGCTACGCCGATGCCGCTTACTTCGAAACGGCCGACCGCTTCGTGCAGTATGCCAAAGAGCGAGGGCATCATCCGGCTTCACTTGCCGTGTCCTGGGTCATGGCGCATCCAGGCGTCACCGCACCGATTATCGGCGCCCGCAACCTGGAACAGCTGGAGCCGTCTCTCGGCGCACTCGACATCCAAATGACGCCGGAATGGCGCCAGGAAATCTCGGAACTTTCCATCACACCGCCGCCGGCCACGGACCGTTCGGAAGAAGTATAA
- a CDS encoding DUF1641 domain-containing protein, translating into MATPITRIKKKQLTPEELKLQRLFELETQVAEQQQALQKVLEITGELDKAGILDAVNAMVKAREDLMDITVQQASREPVTTLINNLMNAAGALTAIDPATTAKLSSSVQRGLQNAEAGQSDPRKLSMLGLFKALRDPDINRSIRYGLHFLKGMGEELERK; encoded by the coding sequence TTGGCAACGCCGATTACGCGAATTAAAAAGAAACAGCTCACGCCGGAGGAACTCAAACTGCAGCGGCTTTTCGAACTTGAAACCCAAGTGGCCGAACAGCAGCAGGCGCTCCAAAAAGTGCTCGAAATCACTGGTGAACTCGACAAGGCGGGCATCCTGGATGCCGTCAATGCGATGGTCAAGGCACGGGAAGATTTGATGGATATTACCGTCCAGCAGGCTTCCCGCGAACCCGTCACGACGCTCATCAACAATTTGATGAATGCAGCGGGCGCGTTGACCGCCATTGATCCGGCGACAACTGCAAAACTGTCATCCAGCGTGCAGCGCGGCCTCCAGAACGCGGAAGCCGGCCAGTCTGACCCCCGCAAACTGAGCATGCTCGGTCTGTTCAAAGCGCTGCGCGATCCGGACATCAACCGCTCGATCCGCTACGGCCTGCATTTTTTGAAAGGCATGGGGGAAGAGCTGGAGCGAAAGTAG
- a CDS encoding anti-sigma factor translates to MMNTNCDHVVDYLNGTLTAEEKQTFEQHLATCADCRELVDAVGELPYLAEPAEPPVGMKSRILANVFEEEPQKQAEPKRPVEKEKTVPMVKPKARRSSWAPLIAAVLLLSLLGNAYALFKLADEQQPATESAFQSIELQPGEAFGGSAKAAIIQEEGSLEVVVQAEQLEQLQGDEVYQIWLLKEGQPVPAGAFTPDADQQGSAYYSMTENTEGWDTIAITREPEAGNETPEGEIVLSSEI, encoded by the coding sequence ATGATGAATACTAACTGTGACCACGTAGTGGACTATCTGAACGGAACGCTGACAGCAGAAGAAAAACAAACATTTGAACAGCATCTGGCAACGTGTGCAGACTGCCGTGAACTGGTGGATGCAGTCGGCGAGCTCCCGTATCTTGCAGAACCCGCAGAACCGCCAGTGGGCATGAAATCCCGGATCCTCGCCAATGTTTTTGAAGAAGAACCGCAAAAGCAGGCGGAACCTAAGCGTCCGGTGGAAAAAGAAAAAACGGTGCCGATGGTAAAACCGAAAGCCCGGCGCAGCTCTTGGGCGCCGTTGATTGCTGCAGTATTGCTGCTGTCGCTTCTCGGCAATGCTTATGCATTGTTCAAACTGGCGGACGAACAGCAGCCGGCAACGGAAAGTGCGTTCCAGTCAATCGAACTCCAGCCGGGAGAAGCCTTTGGCGGATCGGCGAAAGCCGCCATCATCCAGGAAGAGGGTTCCCTCGAAGTCGTAGTGCAGGCAGAACAGCTTGAACAGCTCCAAGGCGATGAAGTGTACCAGATTTGGCTCTTGAAAGAAGGGCAGCCGGTGCCGGCGGGTGCATTCACACCGGATGCAGACCAGCAAGGCTCCGCTTATTACTCGATGACAGAAAACACGGAAGGCTGGGACACGATTGCCATCACCCGTGAACCGGAAGCGGGCAATGAAACGCCGGAAGGCGAAATCGTCCTAAGTTCCGAAATTTAA
- the fdhF gene encoding formate dehydrogenase subunit alpha codes for MPVKINGSLYEFQEGQTILQVVNAYGITHPQICYLPEVNPIETCDTCIAEVDGQLMRTCSAKAVSGMDIRLASPRAKEAQTEAMDRILENHLLYCTVCDNNNGNCKVHNTVDMMEIEHQKYPFEPKCSTDAVDFTNPFYRYDPNQCIACGQCVEACQNLQVNETLSMDWERDRPIVLWDGGAKINDSSCVSCGHCVTVCPCNALMENTMQGEAGFMTGLKDEVLTPLIDLVKDVEPGYSGILAISDAEAAMRETRTKKTKTVCTFCGVGCTFEVWTKDRKILKVQPVSEAPANAISTCVKGKFGWDFVNSEERLTTPLIRRGEEFVEATWEDALDLVAKRLGEIRHEHGKDGVGIISSSKITNEDNYVIQKLTRQVFESNNVDNCSRYCQTPATDGLFRTVGMGGDAGTIQDIASAGLVMIIGANPAEGHPVLATRVKRAHKLHGQKLIVADLRKNEMAERADLFIRPKQGTDQVWLMAVTKYLIDQGWHDQDFIEDNVHHFEDFKEVLEKYTLQYAEQETGLSPETLIRIAEAIRDADGTCILWGMGVTQNTGGSDTSAAISNLLLATGNYRRPGAGAYPLRGHNNVQGACDMGSLPAWLPGYQHVSDDAARAKFEQAYGVEISDKPGFDNVSMLRAVDDGIMKAMYVVGEDMALVDSNSNHVDEVLSKLDFFVVQDIFFSRTAQYADVILPAVPSLEKDGTFTNTERRVQRLYQALPELGDAKPDWWIVQEIAKRLGADWDYSHPGEIFAEMASLTPLFSQADYESLEGWNSFLWGSHDGSSTPLLYVDGFNFNDKKARFALSDWVEPVEFAAEFDLHINNGRMLEHFHEGNLTDRSTGIHEKVPENFVEMSPELAKARDILDGSVVRLISPFGAVKVPVVVTSRVQGNELFLPMHSTNKERAINFLTGPATDQRTNTPAFKQTKVRMEVLQRDGHNPLPKSNHRTKKRHPTRGVEVERKWRRPDHVPLTDQPKER; via the coding sequence ATGCCGGTCAAAATCAACGGTTCACTGTATGAGTTCCAGGAAGGCCAGACGATTCTCCAAGTGGTCAATGCGTATGGCATCACGCATCCGCAGATCTGTTATTTGCCCGAAGTCAATCCGATTGAAACCTGCGACACGTGCATCGCGGAAGTCGACGGACAGCTGATGCGGACCTGTTCGGCCAAAGCGGTATCCGGGATGGATATCCGCCTCGCTTCCCCGCGGGCAAAAGAAGCGCAGACGGAAGCGATGGACCGGATCCTGGAAAACCATTTACTGTATTGCACGGTCTGCGACAACAACAACGGCAACTGCAAAGTACATAACACCGTGGACATGATGGAAATCGAACACCAGAAATACCCGTTCGAGCCGAAATGTTCAACAGATGCCGTCGATTTCACCAATCCGTTTTACCGCTACGACCCTAACCAGTGCATCGCCTGCGGGCAATGCGTCGAAGCGTGCCAGAACCTGCAGGTCAATGAAACCTTGTCGATGGACTGGGAACGGGACCGCCCGATCGTCTTGTGGGACGGCGGCGCGAAAATCAACGATTCGTCCTGCGTCAGCTGCGGCCACTGCGTCACGGTATGCCCGTGCAACGCGCTCATGGAAAATACGATGCAAGGCGAAGCCGGCTTTATGACCGGCCTGAAAGATGAAGTACTGACGCCGCTGATCGACCTCGTGAAAGACGTCGAACCGGGCTACAGCGGCATCCTGGCAATTTCAGATGCGGAAGCGGCGATGCGCGAAACCCGAACGAAAAAGACTAAGACGGTGTGCACGTTCTGCGGCGTCGGCTGCACGTTCGAAGTGTGGACGAAAGACCGGAAAATCCTGAAAGTCCAGCCGGTATCGGAAGCACCGGCGAATGCCATTTCCACTTGCGTCAAAGGAAAATTCGGCTGGGATTTTGTCAACAGCGAAGAGCGCCTGACCACACCGCTGATCCGCCGCGGCGAAGAATTTGTCGAAGCCACTTGGGAAGATGCGCTCGACCTGGTGGCAAAACGCCTCGGGGAAATCCGGCATGAACACGGCAAAGACGGCGTCGGCATCATTTCTTCGTCAAAAATCACCAATGAAGACAATTACGTCATCCAAAAGCTGACACGCCAAGTGTTCGAATCGAACAATGTCGACAACTGCTCGCGCTATTGCCAGACTCCGGCAACGGACGGTCTGTTCCGCACGGTCGGCATGGGCGGCGATGCCGGCACCATCCAGGATATTGCTAGTGCAGGCCTCGTCATGATTATCGGCGCAAATCCGGCGGAAGGGCATCCAGTCCTTGCCACGCGCGTGAAACGGGCGCACAAACTGCATGGACAGAAGCTGATTGTCGCCGACTTGCGGAAAAATGAAATGGCTGAACGCGCCGACCTCTTTATCCGGCCGAAACAAGGCACGGATCAGGTCTGGCTCATGGCGGTCACTAAGTACTTGATCGACCAGGGCTGGCACGACCAAGACTTTATCGAAGACAATGTCCACCATTTTGAGGACTTCAAAGAGGTGCTGGAGAAATATACGCTTCAATACGCCGAACAGGAAACCGGGCTTTCGCCGGAAACGCTCATCCGGATTGCCGAAGCGATCCGTGATGCAGACGGCACGTGCATCTTGTGGGGCATGGGCGTCACCCAGAATACCGGCGGATCGGACACGTCCGCTGCCATCTCGAACTTGCTGCTGGCGACTGGCAATTACCGCCGTCCGGGCGCCGGGGCGTATCCGCTCCGCGGGCACAACAACGTGCAAGGCGCCTGCGATATGGGTTCCCTTCCCGCCTGGCTGCCGGGCTATCAGCATGTGTCGGACGATGCGGCGCGTGCGAAATTCGAACAGGCTTACGGCGTCGAAATCAGCGACAAGCCGGGCTTTGACAACGTGTCAATGCTGCGCGCCGTTGACGACGGCATCATGAAAGCGATGTATGTTGTCGGCGAAGACATGGCACTGGTCGATTCCAACTCGAACCACGTCGATGAAGTCCTGTCGAAACTGGACTTTTTCGTGGTGCAGGATATCTTCTTCTCCCGCACGGCGCAATACGCCGATGTCATCCTGCCGGCGGTGCCGTCGCTCGAAAAAGATGGCACGTTCACGAATACGGAACGCCGCGTGCAGCGTCTTTACCAGGCACTGCCGGAACTTGGGGATGCAAAGCCCGACTGGTGGATTGTCCAGGAAATCGCGAAACGCCTCGGCGCCGACTGGGACTACAGCCATCCGGGTGAAATCTTCGCCGAAATGGCCAGCTTGACGCCGCTTTTCAGCCAGGCCGATTATGAGTCGCTGGAAGGCTGGAACAGCTTCTTATGGGGCAGCCATGACGGTTCCAGTACGCCGCTGCTGTATGTCGACGGGTTTAATTTCAATGACAAAAAAGCGCGTTTTGCCCTGTCGGACTGGGTCGAACCGGTCGAGTTCGCGGCAGAGTTCGATCTGCATATCAACAACGGCCGCATGCTCGAACATTTCCACGAAGGCAATTTGACGGACCGCTCAACCGGCATCCACGAAAAAGTGCCGGAGAACTTTGTCGAAATGTCGCCTGAACTCGCAAAAGCGCGGGACATTTTGGACGGTTCGGTTGTCCGGCTGATTTCTCCATTCGGCGCCGTCAAAGTGCCGGTCGTCGTGACTTCGCGGGTCCAGGGCAATGAACTCTTTTTGCCGATGCATTCCACGAATAAGGAACGGGCCATCAACTTCTTGACCGGCCCTGCGACCGACCAGCGGACCAATACTCCGGCCTTCAAGCAGACGAAAGTCCGCATGGAAGTGCTGCAAAGGGACGGCCACAACCCGCTGCCGAAATCGAACCACCGCACCAAAAAGCGCCACCCGACACGGGGTGTGGAAGTTGAACGCAAATGGCGGCGGCCGGATCACGTGCCGCTGACCGACCAACCGAAAGAAAGGTGA
- a CDS encoding alpha/beta fold hydrolase produces the protein MGHYVEVESGVNVFVEDVGIGQPVVFIHGWPLNNKSFEMQISEVVQAGFRYIGIDLRGYGKSDKPWSGYDYTTQAADVKAVVDHLGLEQIVLAGFSMGGPIAIRYLTKYGTEGVDKLLLMGAAAPLFTQRDDFNIGMQPAEVDDIIAQIQKDRPAFLAQFADMFFEQEKSEEFLKWFQQLGLEAAAHSTIHSAIALRDEDLRDELAGISLPTAIFHGQKDQICPYELGEELERQIPNAYLVPFADSGHGINGDEPDKFNEELVRFLKGANAPKTD, from the coding sequence TTGGGACATTATGTGGAAGTGGAAAGCGGCGTCAACGTATTCGTGGAAGATGTAGGAATTGGGCAACCGGTGGTATTCATCCATGGCTGGCCATTGAACAACAAATCGTTTGAAATGCAAATCAGCGAAGTGGTGCAGGCAGGATTCCGCTACATCGGAATCGATCTGCGCGGGTACGGAAAATCGGATAAGCCGTGGTCAGGCTACGACTACACCACGCAAGCGGCGGATGTGAAAGCGGTCGTCGACCATCTCGGGCTTGAACAGATTGTGCTGGCCGGCTTTTCCATGGGCGGGCCGATTGCCATCCGGTATTTGACCAAATACGGCACCGAAGGCGTGGACAAATTACTGCTGATGGGTGCGGCAGCTCCGCTCTTCACGCAGCGGGACGATTTCAATATCGGCATGCAGCCGGCTGAAGTGGATGACATCATCGCCCAGATCCAAAAAGACCGCCCTGCTTTTCTGGCCCAATTCGCTGATATGTTCTTCGAGCAGGAAAAATCGGAAGAATTTCTAAAGTGGTTCCAGCAGCTTGGCCTTGAAGCAGCGGCGCATTCAACCATCCATTCCGCCATTGCCCTGCGCGATGAAGACTTGCGGGATGAACTGGCCGGCATTTCGCTGCCGACTGCCATTTTCCACGGACAAAAAGACCAGATCTGCCCTTATGAACTGGGAGAAGAATTGGAACGGCAAATCCCGAATGCTTACTTGGTGCCTTTTGCAGACAGCGGCCACGGCATCAATGGCGACGAGCCCGATAAATTCAACGAAGAATTGGTCCGGTTTTTGAAAGGTGCCAATGCGCCGAAAACGGACTGA
- a CDS encoding class F sortase, translating into MKPFVTMSIAVFLCGALFFLLNPLAEDSLLNETASPSEETASGLAAETKEEPAVDKIAEFPVFPEQREKLKALQQSRLESTKGMEPVSIDIPSIDVKAAIEPTGVLENGEMGVPENVDQVGWFEPGYKPGAKGHSVFAGHVDSLTGPAIFYDLKKVKTGEKVALTDANGRKMVFSVTAIKSYETDEAPIEKIFGKSDARMINLITCTGDFNRSIGSHEERLVVTAELVSDSATAEKLPAPPSQVTATSSSLSWHAVRDDAIIGYRVYEENPETGEIKKIETVSLFDRKKVAIQNTDGKRYFITSVDVDLNESEKAEAVQ; encoded by the coding sequence ATGAAGCCTTTTGTGACCATGAGCATCGCCGTTTTCTTATGCGGCGCCCTGTTTTTCCTGCTGAATCCTTTAGCAGAGGATTCTCTTTTAAATGAAACAGCCAGCCCCTCGGAAGAAACCGCGAGTGGCTTGGCGGCAGAAACAAAAGAAGAGCCGGCTGTCGATAAAATTGCTGAATTTCCGGTCTTTCCTGAACAACGGGAAAAATTGAAAGCCTTGCAGCAAAGCCGGCTCGAAAGCACCAAGGGCATGGAACCCGTTTCCATTGATATTCCTTCAATTGATGTGAAAGCGGCCATTGAACCGACCGGTGTTTTGGAAAACGGCGAAATGGGCGTGCCGGAAAATGTGGATCAGGTCGGTTGGTTTGAACCGGGATATAAACCCGGCGCGAAAGGCCATTCTGTATTTGCAGGGCATGTCGACAGCTTGACCGGCCCCGCCATTTTCTATGACTTAAAGAAAGTGAAAACAGGCGAAAAAGTGGCGTTAACGGACGCCAATGGGCGAAAGATGGTGTTCAGCGTTACCGCTATCAAGAGCTATGAAACCGATGAGGCGCCAATTGAAAAGATTTTCGGAAAATCGGATGCGCGCATGATCAACCTGATTACATGCACCGGGGATTTCAACCGCTCGATCGGTTCGCACGAAGAGCGGCTAGTCGTCACGGCGGAGCTCGTTTCGGACTCCGCTACTGCCGAAAAGCTCCCTGCTCCACCGTCGCAAGTGACGGCCACTTCTTCCAGTCTTTCCTGGCATGCGGTGCGGGATGATGCCATTATCGGCTACCGTGTGTATGAAGAAAATCCGGAAACAGGCGAGATCAAGAAAATCGAAACGGTTTCCTTGTTTGACCGCAAAAAAGTGGCCATTCAAAATACCGATGGCAAACGCTATTTCATCACTTCCGTGGATGTCGATTTGAACGAATCAGAAAAAGCGGAAGCCGTTCAATAA
- a CDS encoding MFS transporter gives MNKTILHNGAFLSVNPWRMLTWLLIAQIMVAFVGRSLAPLGVLIGDDLSLTKAQIGMLPAALFLGQSLIAIPAGFLVDRVGSKRLLFLLSLCLGLSFILMAVTSFYWLILLLVVLGGAGYGAMHPTSNKGILYWFSEKRGTAMGIKQMGVTLGAALAALLLLPAAVAFGWRPVMIGACVLLIATGIFAYKFYLDPQAEQEKSGASEKPARLFASILQLFKEKPLVLVSLGAMGLSGSQLILNTYIVLFAYESLGIPLVLAGMLLVISEVSGSFGRVAWGMISDSIFRGKRIIVLVIVAAVSIGVALGMAMLPPGTPFWVLVPITILFGFCISGFNGIWMNAATELVPIGQAGIASGFSLMLGSWGVIIGPPLFGYIVDATGAFTYAWLFMAGILAAVIVLLLAAMRIVAKDSKEKGE, from the coding sequence ATGAACAAGACAATCCTGCATAATGGGGCTTTTCTTTCGGTCAATCCGTGGCGCATGCTGACCTGGCTGCTGATTGCCCAGATCATGGTGGCGTTTGTCGGCCGAAGCCTCGCACCTCTTGGTGTTTTGATCGGCGACGACTTGAGTTTGACGAAAGCGCAGATCGGCATGCTGCCGGCTGCCTTGTTCCTCGGCCAGTCGCTCATTGCGATTCCGGCCGGTTTCCTGGTGGACCGGGTCGGTTCGAAAAGGCTGCTGTTCCTGTTGTCGCTGTGCCTTGGGCTTTCCTTTATCCTGATGGCCGTGACTTCATTCTACTGGCTGATCCTCCTATTGGTCGTGCTCGGCGGAGCGGGCTATGGCGCCATGCATCCGACATCGAACAAAGGCATCCTTTACTGGTTTTCCGAAAAACGGGGGACTGCCATGGGCATCAAGCAGATGGGGGTAACGCTCGGGGCGGCATTAGCTGCGCTGCTGCTTTTGCCGGCCGCTGTGGCTTTTGGGTGGCGCCCGGTGATGATCGGCGCCTGCGTGCTTCTGATTGCCACCGGCATCTTTGCCTATAAATTCTACCTGGACCCGCAAGCCGAGCAGGAAAAAAGCGGAGCTTCCGAGAAACCGGCCCGCCTGTTCGCTTCGATTTTGCAGCTGTTTAAAGAAAAGCCGCTCGTCTTGGTCAGCCTCGGTGCGATGGGCCTGAGTGGAAGCCAGCTGATTTTGAACACCTATATTGTGCTGTTCGCTTATGAATCCCTTGGCATCCCGCTGGTCCTTGCCGGCATGCTACTCGTCATTTCCGAAGTCAGCGGTTCGTTCGGCCGCGTCGCCTGGGGGATGATCAGCGACAGCATCTTTCGCGGCAAGCGGATCATCGTGCTCGTAATTGTGGCCGCCGTTTCCATCGGAGTAGCGCTCGGCATGGCGATGCTGCCGCCGGGGACGCCGTTCTGGGTGCTCGTCCCGATTACCATCCTGTTCGGCTTCTGCATTTCCGGCTTTAACGGCATCTGGATGAATGCCGCAACAGAACTGGTGCCGATCGGGCAAGCCGGAATCGCCAGCGGATTCAGCTTGATGCTCGGTTCGTGGGGCGTGATCATCGGCCCGCCGCTGTTCGGCTACATCGTTGATGCGACCGGTGCATTTACATACGCCTGGCTGTTCATGGCAGGCATACTGGCCGCGGTCATTGTGTTATTGCTTGCGGCGATGCGGATAGTAGCGAAGGACAGCAAAGAAAAAGGCGAGTAA
- a CDS encoding RNA polymerase sigma factor: MEKSSDFMLYTRIQQKEKAALEQLYDRYEKILFSFLYKMTEDRDLAEEALQEVFIKLWRGKGEYDESKGKFTSWLFTMSRNSAIDLIRKQKKPSVPLDEIGDLVSSETAVEELAEWQEQKDQIQEAVSELSSEQQKMIQLFYFKGMTHETISTMCNIPLGTVKSRIRLALSKLKKTLHGVQERGAIDDEY; this comes from the coding sequence ATGGAGAAAAGTTCCGACTTTATGCTATACACGCGTATACAGCAAAAAGAGAAAGCTGCACTTGAACAATTATATGACCGCTATGAGAAAATCCTGTTCTCATTTCTGTATAAAATGACAGAAGACCGGGATTTGGCGGAAGAAGCGCTGCAGGAAGTGTTCATCAAATTATGGCGGGGCAAAGGGGAGTACGATGAAAGCAAAGGCAAATTCACGTCCTGGCTGTTCACGATGTCCCGCAATTCCGCAATTGACTTGATCCGCAAGCAGAAAAAGCCTTCGGTGCCGCTTGATGAAATTGGCGATTTGGTGAGTTCTGAAACGGCCGTTGAGGAATTGGCCGAATGGCAGGAACAAAAAGACCAGATCCAAGAAGCGGTGTCGGAGCTTTCAAGTGAACAGCAGAAAATGATCCAGCTGTTCTACTTTAAAGGCATGACCCATGAAACGATTTCGACGATGTGCAATATTCCGCTTGGTACGGTCAAAAGCCGGATCAGGCTGGCGTTGAGCAAATTGAAAAAAACACTGCACGGAGTGCAAGAAAGGGGGGCTATCGATGATGAATACTAA